One window from the genome of Trichoplusia ni isolate ovarian cell line Hi5 unplaced genomic scaffold, tn1 tig00000755, whole genome shotgun sequence encodes:
- the LOC113507152 gene encoding vegetative cell wall protein gp1-like translates to MYNSLSSLQSMSSNSEVNGHQPPSSQQSAPPSDPRLRNGSSSDPQRICRDYVWGSTSPPPPPQPAAAPVVAPSCATAAPPPPHPYVTAQPPPPPAPLRPLLAPPPPPPPPPPPPTMATVPAQMTPPVFTAPAPFNSPAMYAATQQSPPLPMFDASRPPPQMSTVAPKTKKTVVVKRPAECSEAGPSKARKLESSKLERLCESCVQRELRFDTKRFITIFVRMKFLSIKIFES, encoded by the exons atgtataactCGTTATCATCTTTGCAGTCCATGAGCAGCAACAGCGAAGTAAATGGCCATCAGCCGCCTTCATCACAACAATCAGCGCCACCATCGGACCCTCGTTTGAGAAACGGGTCATCCTCGGACCCACAGAGAATATGCCGTGACTATGTTTGGG GCTCCACCTCCCCTCCACCGCCGCCGCAGCCCGCGGCCGCTCCGGTGGTGGCGCCTTCATGTGCGACTGCTGCTCCGCCACCCCCGCACCCTTACGTGACTGCtcagccgccgccgcccccaGCACCTCTGAGGCCTCTGCTAGCGCCTCCGCCACCGCCGCCACCTCCGCCGCCTCCACCGACTATGGCTACTGTGCCTGCGCAAATGACCCCGCCTGTGTTCACAG ctcCTGCTCCATTCAACAGTCCTGCTATGTATGCTGCTACTCAACAGTCACCACCTCTACCCat GTTTGATGCCAGCAGGCCTCCTCCACAAATGTCAACAGTTGcacctaaaactaaaaaaactgttGTGGTAAAACGTCCGGCTGAATGTTCTGAGG CCGGGCCAAGCAAAGCGAGAAAACTGGAGAGCTCCAAACTTGAAAGACTCTGCGAAAGCTGTGTCCAGCGGGAACTCAGGTTTGACACGAAAAGATTCATCACTATATTTGTACGCATGAAATTcctatcgataaaaatattcgaGTCTTAA